From Parafrankia discariae, a single genomic window includes:
- a CDS encoding TetR/AcrR family transcriptional regulator, whose product MADVYGQRRLTAKGQATRDRIVAVATDLIARQGVAGTNTDQVRRVAGVSGSQLHHYFGTKQALIRAVITRQADAVGEHGGLPQIGALDSFDALQAWADAAIARQSENDGRGDCTLGTLAAELSISDEQSRATLCDGFLRWKDLLHNGLQRMQTRGELRPDADIEQLAYALLAALQGGTLLAQTLRDTIPLQSAMNAALAYIRSHANT is encoded by the coding sequence ATGGCGGACGTGTACGGGCAGCGGCGTCTGACCGCCAAGGGCCAGGCCACGCGGGACCGGATCGTGGCGGTCGCGACTGACCTGATCGCGCGGCAGGGAGTGGCCGGGACCAACACCGACCAGGTGCGGCGGGTCGCCGGGGTCAGCGGGTCACAGCTACACCACTACTTCGGCACCAAACAGGCCCTCATCCGCGCTGTGATCACCCGGCAGGCCGACGCGGTCGGCGAGCACGGTGGCCTACCCCAGATCGGCGCCCTGGACAGCTTCGACGCCCTCCAGGCCTGGGCCGACGCCGCGATCGCCCGGCAGAGCGAAAACGACGGACGCGGTGACTGCACCCTCGGCACCCTCGCCGCAGAGCTCAGCATCAGCGACGAACAGTCCCGCGCCACCCTCTGCGACGGATTCCTCCGATGGAAAGACCTGCTCCACAACGGCCTCCAGCGCATGCAGACACGCGGCGAACTACGCCCCGACGCCGACATCGAGCAACTCGCCTACGCCCTGCTCGCCGCCCTACAAGGCGGAACACTGCTCGCCCAAACACTGCGTGACACCATCCCTCTGCAATCCGCGATGAACGCCGCCCTCGCCTACATCCGCTCCCACGCGAATACCTGA
- a CDS encoding VOC family protein, translating to MTIHRMDHAGVVVEDLPAAIAFFVELGLELEGETAVEGEWVDQLVGLEGVRADMAVVRTPDGHGRVELSTFHSPVATSTAPRAPLNTPGIPRLTFVVDAVDDVLARLRAHGAELVGEVAQYEDYCRYCYVRGPEGIIIGLVEELD from the coding sequence ATGACGATCCACCGGATGGATCACGCCGGCGTTGTGGTCGAGGATCTCCCGGCTGCCATCGCGTTCTTCGTCGAACTGGGCCTGGAACTGGAGGGCGAGACAGCAGTCGAGGGTGAATGGGTGGACCAGCTCGTCGGGCTGGAAGGCGTCCGAGCGGACATGGCCGTCGTGCGGACCCCGGACGGCCACGGCCGGGTCGAGCTGTCGACGTTCCATTCGCCGGTGGCCACCAGCACCGCGCCGAGGGCGCCGCTGAACACCCCGGGCATCCCTCGCCTGACGTTCGTCGTCGACGCCGTTGACGACGTCCTCGCCCGCCTGCGCGCCCACGGCGCCGAACTCGTGGGTGAGGTGGCGCAGTACGAGGATTACTGCCGGTACTGCTACGTCCGCGGCCCCGAGGGCATCATCATCGGGCTGGTCGAGGAGCTCGACTGA
- a CDS encoding NADP-dependent oxidoreductase yields the protein MKAIVVTDQAAGTAGMRLVERPEPSAAINDVVVEVHASGFVPTEMAWPSTWTDRVDRDRTPSIPGHELAGVVTALGYGTTGLSVGQRVFGLSDWHRDGTLAQYVAVEARNLAPLPGDIDFTVGASLPISGLTAWQGLFEHGRLQAGQSVLVHGAAGAVGTMVTQLAREFGAYVIGTGRAADRQKALDFGAQEFVDLENDALEDVGGVDLVFDVIGGDIQKWSAGLVRAGGTLVSVVGPPEARPADGLAVDFVVESDRAQLGEVVQRVRDGRLRTNIGNVATIDNAVAALSPTERRKGKTIINLRP from the coding sequence ATGAAGGCGATCGTCGTGACGGACCAGGCTGCGGGAACGGCCGGGATGAGGCTGGTGGAGCGGCCCGAGCCGTCGGCAGCGATAAACGACGTCGTCGTTGAGGTTCATGCGTCGGGATTCGTCCCGACTGAGATGGCGTGGCCCTCGACCTGGACCGATCGCGTCGACCGTGACCGAACACCGTCGATCCCCGGGCATGAGCTGGCCGGAGTGGTCACCGCCCTCGGCTATGGCACGACGGGGCTGTCGGTGGGACAGCGGGTGTTCGGCCTCTCGGACTGGCACCGCGACGGCACCCTGGCGCAGTATGTGGCCGTCGAGGCACGCAACCTCGCACCGCTCCCGGGCGACATCGACTTCACGGTGGGCGCGAGCTTGCCGATTTCGGGGCTGACCGCGTGGCAGGGGCTGTTCGAGCACGGCCGCCTTCAGGCGGGGCAGAGCGTGCTCGTGCATGGCGCGGCCGGCGCAGTCGGGACGATGGTGACGCAGCTCGCGCGCGAGTTCGGTGCGTACGTCATCGGCACCGGACGCGCCGCCGACCGGCAGAAGGCGCTCGACTTCGGCGCGCAGGAATTCGTCGACCTTGAGAACGACGCGCTGGAAGACGTAGGCGGAGTCGATCTGGTCTTCGATGTCATCGGCGGCGACATCCAGAAGTGGTCCGCGGGTCTGGTTCGAGCCGGGGGAACGCTGGTGTCCGTCGTCGGACCGCCCGAGGCGCGGCCCGCCGACGGCCTGGCGGTCGACTTCGTTGTCGAGTCCGATCGCGCTCAACTGGGTGAGGTCGTGCAGCGGGTGCGCGACGGACGGCTGCGAACGAACATCGGCAACGTCGCGACCATCGATAATGCCGTAGCCGCCCTCAGTCCGACCGAGCGACGCAAGGGAAAGACGATCATCAACCTTCGTCCGTGA